A segment of the Amblyomma americanum isolate KBUSLIRL-KWMA chromosome 6, ASM5285725v1, whole genome shotgun sequence genome:
actaaatccagcagtatctttatatttatttagaaaaaatggcagattgtgagccaaggattgcagcttgtaatcagttcgaaactgtggtaaggaccaagtgtcagtacaacgagtgttaacttttggtgtacgatattcaagggaagcaagttgtgtcaagaaattactcatacctgtggaagaaaagtatgtTATTTGTAACAAACGAAATTCATATATATTATTTACACGGATCATATTGAAAGATCCTATTGTGGAATTAACACTTGATGTTGGTTCGGTgtttgcgataagacgaacaattttcctctacaaaacgagaagcttgttaatatttcttttagttgttgttgcccataccagtgtacagtagttaatatgagaaagaaatagagcgtaatatatttgtagtttagcgcttgtgggaagaaatgtgCGGCAGCGTGAGATTACGCCAGTAACAGCAGACAGTTTTCTAGAGATATGAATAATTTGAGCGTCCCATTTAagatgggcagaaaaatacacaccgagaaccttatgctcgctgactatttctatatgctggtcttgaaaaacgaatgaattcaccgGAGGAACTGTTTTATTCTGAGCACGAAAAATAACGGCTTTGGATTTAGTTGGGTTTACTTTGATTTTATTTACTCTAGTCCATGCCGATAGTTTAGTAAGGATATCATTGCATTTTAACTCTAGTGCGCTAATATTACTCCCAGAAATAAGTAAGgtgctatcatcagcatagattatgaATTTAACTGTGGTGTCAATATTTACGATATCATTGATAAAAGTATTAAATAAAAGGGGCCCCaatatacttccttgtggcacgccacatACTATTGGTAAGAATGATGACCTTTGGTTGTTAATACATACGCACTGGCACCTATTTTCTAAGTAGGATTTAACTAAAGCTAAAGCTGTACCACGAATTCCATATGATGAAAGTTTACTAATGAGAATACTGTGATCAATGGAGTCAAAGGCTTTACTAAAATCGAGGAAAATTCCGGCtgtcaataaattattattaatattttccaaaattatttccttcaggGCTAACAAGGCGGCTTCAGTCGACCGTCCCTTTCTGAAACCATACTGTGAGTTTGTCAAAATACTGTGCTTATCATAAAAGTTTGTAATGCGAGAAAGAATAATTTTTTCCAATCCCTTCGAAAATACTGGGAGGACAGAAATGGGACGGTAATTGGACGCAAGGTTGTGATCACCGCCTTTGTATAACGCAGATACCCTCGCACATTTCATAGAAGTTGGAAATATGCCTGTCTCAAGGACAAGATTAAAAATATGAGCAAGGGCAGACGTTAGCAATTCTAATACATACTTAACAGGTTTAATTTGAATATCGATAGTGTCCAAAGATCTACTGTTTTTTAGGCTCAtgaatgtgctgtgtatttcattttcatctgtaggAGCAAAAAATATGCTTTCAGCACAGCTATAAGCTATggtgactgtatctgagggagaacTATTCGGTGTTGCAGCGTTTACAAAATAATGGTTGAAGTATTCAGCTATGTCGTGATCTCCAAGTTCACGGTCATTAATAGTTACCTTTCTCGGAATTGAACGGGAGTCATCCCGTCCAAGGACATTGTTTATAATTTTACGTAAGCTTGCGTGATACGGCATAATTTTAGATCTGTGCTGTGCTTTAAGtggccattctctacattcaccgAACCTTGTGAGTTCGGATTCCGCTACTGGCGCAGAGATGCAGccgttaagctacgcgccactgccctgcgattgcaggtgctgcttcTCGCTTCTCGGCGCAGTGGAAGCGCTAGGCCACTAAACtggcaaccacaggaattttTCACTTCAGACTGGGGGAGCTAGTTATTGCCATTACTCAGCCGAAattctgcattttagcgacctgttggattttcaagtggcctgaagaacgttttattttaagcgaccgcataagaACCCTACTCTAGCGGAAAATCCGGCATCGCACTGTGGGAAgacactaaataaataaaaataactttATAGCAAGTGGAGCGGGACCCGAACCATGGCGGTGCCAAAAAATCTTCctctggccgctgcttcagaccactatgCCATCACCGCAACTATTTTTTAAGCGTGGCGTTTgtcacattgaaaatatattctatttacattaaataaattatttacaaagcttttaagAAACGGCACGAAAGACATCGCAAGAAAGACACAACAACAGAGAAATAGACGCGAAGCAAGACTGACCACAtgaccaagagggagtgccactgcggtttaaagtcggtcggttcatacacttccctcagataaACAATCAGTTGGGACAACTTCTAACATCCTGTCCGTACGAATTGCCAAGCTCTCGAGATGTGCTTTCATTGTAGGCGTCTTCGTGACGTAGTACCCGCGTTAACGCGTGTTAAAGTGCCAGTCTTTCACgatgtagtttgaaagcgtggtcttcatcttccatccgtgcgcgtggaggCTTCATCAGACAAGCATGCaacaaaccgcacgaaatggtaCGAGATTCGAAGAAGTGAAATTCTGGAGACCCAGTGCATTACTAGTTTTAAACTGCAAAAAGggactccccctccccccctcttaTAAAGAAAACCTTAGATAAGAAGCAGGAGACCACCTAGAGACAGCGCCAGACACGGTCCTCCATGACTGCTTGCTTAATAAATTCTGTCCCAGTGATTACGACTCGGAATGTACACTATGGGGCGAAATAGGCACTTACGATGACATATTGTGAAACTGTGAAGAGGTGCCGCCACCTGAATCTCCGATACAAATTCCTACTCTCAAGCAATAGGatgccgtgttggtcagctcagagcTGGGCGTTCAAGCCCGGGCCACAGAATGACCTAAGCAGCAAAAGTAATTGGCTcaacattggagccgtattggcaacggccggccctacaaaggaccaggatgggaccatcctgttgcaatattgggccgatgacctgtgctgcatGGGGGGCTACTCTGGTCGCTGTGAGCCGTGGGCTGatatagccacctagcacggatcatcTCCATTTACATTTTCTGACGAAATAATGTtaccatcaatcaatcaatcaatcaatcaatcaatcaatcaatcaatcaatcaatcaatcaatcagcgcTATCTCAATATCCTTGCGTAATGGTAATCAACCGATCTACAAACTTTCTTTCTTTTGAGTCTATTTTGGGCTTATCACTTGCTGTAATTGTcttggtaaacgctactgcattatTTTCAAAATATTCTTGGcatacacagacacaacaacgcactaactcattttagcagtgcataaagataacaatgaaatgtcaTAAGTGCAGGGcctatgtatgcatgcagtgcgtgccacaAGTAAGGGCAGAATGATATTTTGGGGATCAACTCCTAACTGTCGCgattttgtctcacgtattagctcaaacaacacacacacacgcacacacacaataatataagcatctagcctctcgttcaaTAGCACCTTGAGAGCTTGTCTAATATGTTTATTAcccagtaatatcgccagaagttgcataCTACAAAAAATAACCCGAGCTTTAAAAATACTGTTACTGAGGGGGAGGAAGGGCCCACAATATGaggatgagggcgagggagggccagcaaaattttcgaagtgagggtgagggagggccgtgGATTTAAAAGTCAGGGTGAGGagggaaaagtaaaaatgagggcatttgcccacgtTTGCTTGGAGCACACCGTGGGGGTTTCGGGTTGCTACATATAGAAGCTGACGCCTTCACCATTTTCGCGTTGAAGAGTTCACGCACATACACTGCATTGACACGCTTTCTCCCTGCGGACGTCTGGGACTCGTACCCACTTTTCAAAGGAAATTTGAGGGCGGAGCACAAAGTATCCACCAGTGTCAGCGCAAAGCGAGCCGCCAGGAGCGTGATGTATCCTAAGCACGTCCGAGGGAGGCTTTGGATCGAGGGCGACTTGGGAATATGTCGACACGCTGTGTGGGCTCACATGGACGCTTTCAGAAACTTGGATGGTGAGTGTGTTCCGCGATGCCTTTAACGAAGTCCACGGCTCGCCCCGCTGAGAAAATCTCATTCTTATGTTTCGGTTTAGCGCGATTTCGATGTTTAGAAACCAAACACCACACCTGTTCAAATATTGAACCCTGCGCACTTTCGTGTTGAAATATATACCCACGAATCCCTGCGTTTTTCGAGTTTAAGTTAAAAAAAGAGTTGATTACACGGAAGGCAAAAAACAGCGCTGCGACAAGGGACGCGCAAGAATTATGTCCCGACTAGCAAAACTTTGCGATTTACTGGAAAAAACAAAGCATCAGGGCGTCTGCGTTTGATTGGTCACCCATAACGTGAAACGTTTGCTCAATTGCCATTTCCTGCTTCTGCAGCCAACATTTTCTTACCGCTAGCCATGGAAATTGCATTAATTGGAataaactctttttgttagcAGTACTTGAATATTTGGTATTTTTCTCATCTTTATGAATATCTTTCTCAGGGCTAACCCTTTGCGAATATACACCCATAATGTGAAGTCGCTCACGATGCTCATTGGACGCTGTACCAAACAGCAATAGGCCTGGTTACAAGGAGTTAAATGCAGAGtgccatgcaggcattgcgaaatTCCATTATTCCTGGGAGAAGACATTATTTCCATTGATCGAAAACTAGAAGGCTCACATTACTTCTCTTCTCGGTAAAACGTTTTCACATTTATCTAGGCTCAGAAATGTGCAGTTTATCAAAATGTTAGTTTAGATACACTCTCAATGCTACCAGGAGATATTCAACGCTCTCCAGCACCAAGAGTTATTGTTTTCCAACAAATGCAAACCTTGGAGCAGGAAAGTACTCAAAAAGCATTCGTTTCTTTTTATTGTAATTATTGATAGCATAATTAGCATGAACTACACCTTCTGGTTGGAGCCCGAGAGAGTTGGAGCGTGCAAGGGTTTTCAGCGATTCACACTTTAACGTAACGCACATCCCAAGAAACGGCTGTTTGGGTTAAGCGAACCGCGTATGACCAATAGGCTACTCTTTAAAATTTCTCACTCTTTCTAAACAAACCTGCTTAATGATCCAAGTTGCCTGGGGACTGGAGCAGGCAATGTCACCTGACTTTATTCGTGCCTTTTGAGGAATATTCTACTAGTGAGACTGCAGGACAACAGTAATTTGCAAAACAACTGTGCCGACACAATACCGAAGGCTCGCAGGGAGACATAACAAGAACAGGCCACCAGCGTTTCATACTTCTCCGCTGCGTTATATGCGCGGATAAGCGTCAAGAGTGTGACCGCCACTCACCCATTTCGTCGATCTTGGGAGTGAGCGCCAGCGTGATGCCGATGAGCAGCAGCGCGATGGTGAGGATCACGGCGCTCACCGTCACCACGATCATCTCGGCCTTCTTGTCGCGCTTGGCCTCTCCCTCCTGGCTGTTGTCCTCATTGTCGTCCTCGCCGGGCTTCCTCTTCAGCTTCCGATTCTTCTTCCTGCGCCGCTTGCGGTCCTCCTTGGTGGACGCCAGCCCGGACCATGCGCCCTCGGACCGAGCCGTGGCCACGGTGTCGCACTCAGATGCCAAGTTCTCGTCGACCACTAGGCGGCGGCTTTGGCATCGGCTCGCCGACGGCTCCTCGGAATGCGACGAGCGGCTCTGGGAGCGCCGATCGTGGTGCTTGTGGTGCCTCCGGTGGTAGTGCTTGTGATGCCGCCGAGGCTGGCTGTCGCTTCGGCACAGCTCGGCCTCTTCCAGGGCCGGCAACGAGGCGTCCTGTCCCAACCAAGCGGCGACGCGGTTGTCCCTGTCGGCGCCGTCGCATTCGGTGATCACGATGCGACACTCGCCGTCCTTGGGCGCTTCCGGTTTTGCCCCCGTGTGGGGCATTCTGGCCTCAGTCTTCACGCAGTCTCCGGCAGCTGCAGCGATCGTAGAGCTCATTTCTGCTAGGACAACTGAGAGGCCCTCCACGTAGGCTCTTCGAAGAGCCTGGTTTCGGTCGTCGCCGTTTAACGGTAATGTCATAAAACTGCGAGGTCGCTGCAGGCCTCCAAGAGGGCTGCCCACTCGCTGTTCGTCAACAGAAGATGCGTGTCACGTCTCCTCGCAAGGACCGAAGACTGCGATGCTGAAGAGCGCAGCCGCATGTTCGGTGGGCACCATCGAAGTTTGCCCACTCGCGCTGATCGTTAAACAAGACGGCACTCCCGCGAGTCGATTAGGCTGATTGCCGCTCGCGGAAGAAAAAGCAGGGGCTGCAGAAGAGCTCTCTTCTTCCCACCTGATAGCGCTGTCCAGAACACCCCTAATAGCCGTTTTAACCCGAAGCGCCGCGTTAAGCTCCAAGTCCGCGATGTGGGTCGTGCTTTACTTTCTTTCTAAGTCTCGATATCTCTAGCGCCTATGGCCGAAAAAGAGATTGCCGTAAAGTACGTCATTAAAGCGCAATTATGACTAATGTTCGTCGAAGCAACCTGCAGGGTGGACCCTTCACTTTCGGTCATTCTATGACACGCGACTCAGAAGTCGTTGGTGCTCGTTATGACGCAAACGTAATCGCAAAACCAATATTGCCTCCCTAATCTTCGAGCTCGTTTGAGGCACTACTTTAAACGTGAGCGAGGGGTGTGAGATAAGGGAAGTTTCTTTGCGCTATCAGTGTCATTTTTGTGTCTCCAAACCAGAACTCCCGAaggtaaaacaaacaaacaaaaaaaacctcTGGAGTAGTAGACAGGATTTATTCCTTTCGCGCTCCAAGAACTGCTGAGTATGCTGCCGCCTTTTCTATCATAATGCGCACAAAAGGCAGGCAGCTACAAAAAAATGAGACGCAGAGTTCCTGTTTTCTCTTCCTGCTTTATGTCGGGAAGGGTTTGGGCGCGTTATTCGTCTTGATTACGCCTGCCTGCTCCACTGTTCCAAGCTTATCCGCTGAGAGATTATGCTCTGATTTTCTgacgctgtttcttttttctcgatGCCTGCCAGGTGTAATTTGAATCACTTAATGTCACTTTTTATTTGCGTTCGGAAACCTGATATCTTTGAGAGGAGTATTTCCCTCTCATAGAGTAACACATATATACTAATATGACCTCTTATCACGATCAGTGTGTATGAGACGCTTAAAGTGAACGCGACCGTTTCCGCTGCATATTTCGTCGAACAACGCAGTCGACCTTCCACTAAAGTTTGGAAATTGAATCTGCCGCGTATATTTCTTCCAGAAAACTTGATACGATTAAAAGAAAGGGCGGTAACACTGTTATCATGTAAGCCCTTTCGGAAGGAAATTTACAGCGCAAAAAACGAGAAAGTTAAATGCCCAACCTTTTCTTACAGTGCAAAAGTTCTATTACCTGTTATCGCGCAGTTCTATTTGTTATACGTGTTTTCCAAGAAAACCTCTAGTGTCACTGTAAGCGCAGCAAATGCAGAAAGAGAGAGCCAATTGTGGAAGCAGCCAAATATTGTCAGCAACACGTTGGCAAGGTAAGCGACGATTTCAAGCAGTGAAAGGACAAAAGGCTTGAACCTGGAACCTCAGCTGTTATCGATTCGAACGGCTGTCTAGCGTTTGTTTTTCCCAACAGTAGATTTTACGACCGCCAACCCGACTCCCCTGCAAACCCGGCTTCCCCCTGTGTGCCGCTACTTTTTGCTACCCGGAGCAGCGTTGGAGGCCCGCCACGGTTAGTGATCGTTAAGAACCGAGGCCGCAGCGGTCGCCGCCGGCCAGCACCTCGTGAGCCCTTCCACGCTGGTGCGGATTCTGAACGCCGCAAACTAGGCCTGATCCTTTCTATTGGGAATAAACAGAACGCCGCGGCTTCGAAAGTGGATAAAGCGGTTAAAGGAAGCCCCTTTGTCGGGAGCAAAGTCACATATGGCGCGTCCGCAACTCAGAGTTGTTAAAACAGTCACGCAGCACATTGCCGCTCGCTGCGTTTCTTCTGCCCGCTAAAATTACAGTTTACTTAGAACATGCCAGCTATAGTTAGTAGTTAGAAAAAAAGTGCTTGATTAAAAAGAATGTCCTCTAGATGCTCCGTGACAGTAGGCTCTACAGAATGATTGTCGTATTCGGGACACTTGTCaaaaagagcaaaagaaaaaTCCTCAAAAACAGCTTTCGACTTTTAGGCTTGGGTTAAAAGCGAGCGCTCTAAAATTGCTTGGGTTTTAAGCCTCCAGAAACATCTGTCTCAGTGATTCCAAGTTACTTGTTCAGCCACATCTATATATAGATTACGTAACACATCTTTACTCTACAGCTAAGGCAAGCATATCCCTCAATGACTAACTGCCTGCGTTTTTCTCGAGATGAATGAACTCTTTGCTTGAGGACACTCGAGTGCCAGACAGCACGAGAACAGGAGAAAAAGCTCTCAACTGAGGAGTACTTTTTAAGACACCTTCTTTCTCGTCCTTTAGGAGACCTTAAAGCGGCTTCCTTGACAGCGATCGTTCGACGAAACAGGCACGTATCGCGCACTGCTGGCATCGCTGGCTCTGCACAACAAAATGAACCCTGGTGTGCTGGGCGGCGCACCTATAGGTTAGCCCTGGAGAGTGAGGGATACGGCTCAGAGGCGGGCTGCGCCTGCTGCTGCGTCCACTGGGGCCGCCAAGCGGAGCGATAAAACGTGTCGCCGGCCTCAAAGCGCTCGGGACGCGCACGCCAACCACTTCACGCACGGACgcaccgccactgctgctgcacaCGGCACGCACTGCCGAGCACCGGCGGCCGCGGAGAACACGTCACTTCATtcgcctttcttctttccctttttgttgttgctttcttTGTGATGTACGCCTCCTTCGTCGTCTGTATCTCACTTCCTCTTCCACCACAGCTTTCGTCGA
Coding sequences within it:
- the LOC144094207 gene encoding uncharacterized protein LOC144094207, with translation MTLPLNGDDRNQALRRAYVEGLSVVLAEMSSTIAAAAGDCVKTEARMPHTGAKPEAPKDGECRIVITECDGADRDNRVAAWLGQDASLPALEEAELCRSDSQPRRHHKHYHRRHHKHHDRRSQSRSSHSEEPSASRCQSRRLVVDENLASECDTVATARSEGAWSGLASTKEDRKRRRKKNRKLKRKPGEDDNEDNSQEGEAKRDKKAEMIVVTVSAVILTIALLLIGITLALTPKIDEMVRKENEVMFRIPTPPPALLSSTSSSATALPDNSTAGSLTAPG